The nucleotide window CACCCTTTCCAACCCCCCCGCGCACGCGCCAACTGCCAAACAAATAAAGGTGATCATCGCAGTCCTCCTCTTTCCCTCGCGATCGCCGGCCTCCCGTCGTGATCTGCAGTTCCTTTTCCGTGACCTTTGTTTGGGATGGATCTAGGGTTTCGGCGGCGCCTGCAGCGAGAGGGCAGGAAGGATGGCGGAGGCTCCACCGGCGAGCCCCGGAGGCGGAGGCGGGAGCCACGAGAGCGGCGAGCAGAGCCCTCGAGCCGGGGTTGGCGTCCGGGAGCAGGATCGGTTCCTCCCGATCGCCAATATCATCCGGATCATGAAGAAGGCGCTCCCCGCCAACGCCAAGATCGCCAAGGACGCCAAGGAGACCATGCAGGAGTGCGTCTCCGAGTTTATCAGCTTCGTCACCAGCGAGTGAGATCGTAGTCCTGTTTCTCGTGGATTGGTTGTTTTTCTTGCCTTTTTTGGCTTTTCTTTGATCTCGATGGTCGGCTATGATGTAGGGCGAGTGACAGATgccagaaggagaagaggaagacgatCAACGGGGACGATCTGCTGTGGGCGATGGCGACGTTGGGGTTTGAGGAGTACATCGAGCCACTGAAACTGTACCTGCAGAAATATCGTGAGGTACT belongs to Musa acuminata AAA Group cultivar baxijiao chromosome BXJ3-5, Cavendish_Baxijiao_AAA, whole genome shotgun sequence and includes:
- the LOC135638265 gene encoding nuclear transcription factor Y subunit B-like translates to MAEAPPASPGGGGGSHESGEQSPRAGVGVREQDRFLPIANIIRIMKKALPANAKIAKDAKETMQECVSEFISFVTSEASDRCQKEKRKTINGDDLLWAMATLGFEEYIEPLKLYLQKYREVLCSFRGYVVPFNVFSDHS